The Fusobacterium perfoetens region AGGAATTAGGTTTACCAGTTGATGAAAATATCCCTATGATAGGATTAGTTTCAAGACTTGTATCTCAAAAAGGACTTGACCTTATAAGAGCCGTTATAGATGATATTTTAAGACTTAATGTACAATTTGTAGTAATAGGTACAGGGGATAAAGCTTACGAAGATATGTTTAGATACTATACTTACAAATATAAAGATAAAATGTTTGGATTTATAGGATTTGACAATAAACTAGCTAAAGAAGTATATGCTGGAGCAGATATGTTCTTGATGCCATCACAATTTGAACCTTGTGGAATAGGACAACTTATAGCTTTAAGATACGGTACACTTCCTATCGTTAGAGAAACTGGTGGACTTAAAGACACAGTTACTCCTTACAACGAATATGATGGTACAGGAAATGGATTCTCTTTCACAAACTACAATGCTCACGATATGTTACACGTTATCGAAAATGCAGTAGAGTTATACAAAAACAAAGAAGTATGGAGAAAACTACAATTAAACGCTATGAATTCAGAAATAAGCTGGAAAGAATCTGCTTTGAAATACAAAGAATTGTATAACAAATTGGGATAAAAGTAGTTACTTTTCAGACAAAAATTGACCAAAAGATTTATTCATAAAAATATGGTTGAAATTTTTTCAATTAGTTTGTATAATTTCTATGTCGGTAGAAATTAGGAAAAAAATAAACAAGTCAAAAATTTGGTTTCCCTGTTCACTATGGCAGGGAAACTTTTTTATAAGAAAAAATGGGAGGAAAGTATGATATTAGCGAAAACAAAAGAAGAGATAAAAAACGATTATCTTAAAAGATTGACTTTTACTTTTGCTGAGGATATTTCACAAGCTACTTTGGAGCATAAGTATTTTGCACTTGGAAAACTAATAAAAGACTACTTAACAGAAAAATGGGCAGAAACTAATAAAATTTACAGAGAGCGTAAAGTAAAACAAACTTATTATTTTTCAATGGAGTTTTTAATAGGAAGACTTCTTGAAACAAACTTAATAAATCTTGGAATAAGAGATTTATGTGAAGAAGCATTAAAAGAATTAGGAATTAACTTCAATGAGTTAGTTTCTTATGAAGAAGATGCTGGACTTGGAAACGGAGGTCTAGGAAGACTTGCTGCTTGTTTCATAGATTCAATGGCATCTCTATCACTACCAGCTCATGGAAATGGAATCCGTTTTAAACACGGATTATTCAAACAAAAAATAGAAAACGGTTACCAAGTAGAACAACTTGATGACTGGTTAAAAAAAGATTTCGTTTGGGAAATCAAAAGAGCAGATAAAAGTGTAGATGTACGTTTTGGGGGAAATGTTTACTTAAAAGAAGTTAATGGAAAATTAGTTCCAGTATATGAAAACCCTGAAATTATTCGTGCAGTACCTTATGACGTGCCAGTTCCTGGATATCAAACAATGAACGTAAACACTCTAAGACTTTGGAGTGCTGATATGCCAGAAAAACCTATAAATCTTTCTACATTACAAAGAGGAGAATACTTATCTTACTTAGAACAAAGATATTCTGTAGAAGAAATCTCTCAAGTACTATATCCAGATGATACAAGTCTTGAAGGAAAAAGATTAAGACTTAAACAAGAATACTTCTTTACAAGTGCTGGTATCCAAAGTATTGTAAGAAGTTTCTTAAAACTTGGAGAACCAATAACTGAACTTCACAACTATGTAGCAATCCACATCAATGACACTCACCCAGCTGTTGCAGTTGCAGAGCTTATGAGAATATTACTTGATGACTATGAATTAGATTGGGATACAGCTTGGAGAATTACAGTAAAAACTTGTGCTTACACTAACCATACAATAATGGCTGAAGCATTAGAAAAATGGGACGTAAATGTATTTAAAAAATTACTTCCAAGAATCTATATGATAATAGAAGAAATCAACAGAAGATTCTGTCAAGAAGTTGCTGATAGATATTACAATGATTGGGGAAAAGTAAATAATATGTCAATCATTCAATACAACAACATCAAAATGGCAAATCTTGCAATAGTAGGATCTCACTCTATAAACGGGGTTGCTTGGTTACATACTGAGATATTAAAAAATAGAGAATTAAAAGATTTCTACGAAATGTATCCAGACAGATTTAACAACAAAACAAACGGTATCACTCACAGAAGATGGCTTGTAAAAGCTAACCGTCCATTAACAGATCTATTTATCGAATTATACGGTGGATCTGAAGATTGGTTAAAAGATACATCTTCTATGAAAAAATTATTAGAATACAAAGACGACAAAAAAATCTTAAAAAGATTAGCTCAAATAAAAGCTGACAAAAAACTAGAAATGGCTAAATTCGTAAAAGAACAATATGGAATAACTATAGATCCAAAATCTATATTTGACGTTCAAGTAAAAAGACTTCACGCTTACAAGCGTCAACTTTTAAACTTATTCCACATTATGTATCTATATAATGAATTAAAAGCTAATCCAAACCTTGATATAGTTCCAAGAACATTCTTCTTTGGAGCTAAAGCAGCACCAGGATATTCTCTAGCTAAACAAGTTATAAAACTTATCAACACAGTAGCTGAAAAAATCAACAATGATAAATCTATCAAAGGAAAAATCAAAGTTGTATTCTTAGAAAACTATGGTGTAAGTTTAGCAGAAAAAATAATCCCTGCTGGAGATGTAAGTGAACAAATATCTACTGCATCTAAAGAAGCATCAGGTACAGGAAATATGAAATTTATGATGAATGGTGCTATAACTCTTGCTACTCTTGACGGAGCAAATGTTGAAATAGACCAAGCTGTTGGTAGAGATAATATAGTTGTATTTGGTTTAACATCTCAAGAAGTAATGCACTACAACGCTTTCGGTGGATACAATATGAGAGATGTATTTGATAACGATCCAAGACTTCAAAAAATTATCGACCAAATTACAAATGGATACTATGGAGTTAATTCATCAGAATTTTCTATGATCCTTGATGATCTATTCAATAAAAATGACGAATTCTTCGTTCTTAAAGACTTTGACGCTTATGTTAAAGCTCAAGAAAAAATTGATAGATTATACAGAGATCAAGAAAAATGGCAACAAATGTGCTTAATAAATATCGCTAACTCTGGAATATTCTCATCAGATAATACAATCAGAAGATATGCTGACGAAATCTGGAACATTAAATCTTGCGATATACCTGAAGTGAAATAATTAAATAACTTTAATAAAAAAAGGCTGTGCAATTAATTTTGTACAGTCTTTTCTTTTACTTAAAAATAAAGTTCATTGGATTTCGTGGGAATTTACCAAAAAAGAAGATGCGATTTCGTGAGAAATATGCTATAATTTAGATAGGATTTCGTGAGAAATAAAGGGTAAAAGATAGTAGGATTTCGTGATTTTGGAGGTTTAAATGCTAAAAAGAAAATTATATAGTTCTTTGCTTGATTGGAAAGATAGATATAAAGGGACAAAAGCTCTTCTTATAGATGGAGCTAGAAGAATTGGAAAAAGTTTCTTGTGTGAAGAGTTTGGAAAAAATGAATATAAAAGTTATATCCTCGTAGATTTTGGAAATATATCCAAAGAGATTATTGATGTATTTGAAAATGAAAGTACAAATCTAGATTTATTTTTTATGAAACTATCAGCTTTTTATGGAGTAAGATTGTATGAAAGAGAGAGTTTAATAATTTTTGACGAAGTTCAACAGTTTCCAAGAGCAAGACAGCTTATAAAATATTTGGTTAAAGATGGAAGATACGACTATATAGAAACAGGCTCTTTACTTTCTTTAAAAAGAAATATAGAAAATATAATACTTCCATCAGAAGAAAAACACATTGAGATGTATCCTCTTGATTTTGAAGAATTTTTATGGGCTTTGGGAGATACAACAACAATTCCAATATTAAAAGAATTTTTTGATAAAAAACTTCCATTAGGGCAAGCTCTCCATAGAAAGATTATGAATGATTTTAGACAATATATTTTAGTTGGTGGAATGCCACAAGCTGTTAATATGTATTTAGAAACAAAAAATTTTGCAGATGTAGACGATATAAAAAGAGATATTTTAAATCTGTATAGAAATGATATTGGAAAATTTGCAAAGGGATATGAAAATAAAGTTATGTCTATCTTCGATGAAATACCAAGTCAACTTTCTAAAAAAGAAAAAAAATATAAATTAAGTGCTGTATCAAAAGAAGCTAGATATAGAGAGTACGAAGATTCTTTTATGTGGCTAAATGATGCAATGATAACTAATACTTGTTATAATTCCACTGACCCAAATATTGGGCTTAACTTAAATAGTGATTTTTCCACAAGAAAATGTTATATGATGGACACTGGACTTTTGGTTACTCAGACTTTTATGGACAGCGATTATACAGAAAACGAGCTTTATAAGGCAGTTCTTTTTAATAAATTAAATATTAACGAGGGAATGCTTATGGAAAATGTTGTGGCTCAAACTTTAAGGACAAATGGTCATAAACTATTTTTCTACTCTAAAACTGACAGAGAGAATAAAGAAAATAATATGGAGTTAGATTTTCTGATAAAAGATAGAGAAAATTTAAAAAAGATAGCTGTCATAGAGGTAAAATCATCATCTTATAAAAAACATTCATCATTGGATAAATTTAGAACTAGATACAAAGATAGAATTGGAAATTCATATATTCTTTATCAAAAAGATTTAATGATAAAAGATGGGGTTATACATTTGCCAATCTATATGAGTATATTTCTTTAAATATAAAAAAGAGGCTGTTGCAAATTTAGGAAATATAAGATTAAAAATTACTACAGATTACGAAAAATTGATTTATTAAAAGCTCATCTCATTAAAATCACAAAACTCACTTCGTTCAAACAGTTGTGATTTTTAGCATTCGATGTCGCTTTATAAATCTAATTTTTCTCCATAATTTCCGTAATTTTTAATCCATATTTTTAATAAAAATGTGTACTGCACCCAAAATTTTTATTATGCTCTAATTCTTTTAAACAAGAAACAGCTAGTTATAAAAGTAAGCAGATCTGATGCTGGTAGAACCAACCATATTCCAGCCTCACCCCAAAGTGGAGGAAGTATCACAACAGCCACCAACACAAAAACCACACTTCTAAGTATTGACAACATATTAGAAAGTTTTGTACTTCCCTTTGCTTGAAGATAAGCTATATTTACAAAGTTAGCTCCCAAGAAAACCAAAGCAC contains the following coding sequences:
- a CDS encoding glycogen/starch/alpha-glucan phosphorylase, with the protein product MILAKTKEEIKNDYLKRLTFTFAEDISQATLEHKYFALGKLIKDYLTEKWAETNKIYRERKVKQTYYFSMEFLIGRLLETNLINLGIRDLCEEALKELGINFNELVSYEEDAGLGNGGLGRLAACFIDSMASLSLPAHGNGIRFKHGLFKQKIENGYQVEQLDDWLKKDFVWEIKRADKSVDVRFGGNVYLKEVNGKLVPVYENPEIIRAVPYDVPVPGYQTMNVNTLRLWSADMPEKPINLSTLQRGEYLSYLEQRYSVEEISQVLYPDDTSLEGKRLRLKQEYFFTSAGIQSIVRSFLKLGEPITELHNYVAIHINDTHPAVAVAELMRILLDDYELDWDTAWRITVKTCAYTNHTIMAEALEKWDVNVFKKLLPRIYMIIEEINRRFCQEVADRYYNDWGKVNNMSIIQYNNIKMANLAIVGSHSINGVAWLHTEILKNRELKDFYEMYPDRFNNKTNGITHRRWLVKANRPLTDLFIELYGGSEDWLKDTSSMKKLLEYKDDKKILKRLAQIKADKKLEMAKFVKEQYGITIDPKSIFDVQVKRLHAYKRQLLNLFHIMYLYNELKANPNLDIVPRTFFFGAKAAPGYSLAKQVIKLINTVAEKINNDKSIKGKIKVVFLENYGVSLAEKIIPAGDVSEQISTASKEASGTGNMKFMMNGAITLATLDGANVEIDQAVGRDNIVVFGLTSQEVMHYNAFGGYNMRDVFDNDPRLQKIIDQITNGYYGVNSSEFSMILDDLFNKNDEFFVLKDFDAYVKAQEKIDRLYRDQEKWQQMCLINIANSGIFSSDNTIRRYADEIWNIKSCDIPEVK
- a CDS encoding ATP-binding protein, with amino-acid sequence MLKRKLYSSLLDWKDRYKGTKALLIDGARRIGKSFLCEEFGKNEYKSYILVDFGNISKEIIDVFENESTNLDLFFMKLSAFYGVRLYERESLIIFDEVQQFPRARQLIKYLVKDGRYDYIETGSLLSLKRNIENIILPSEEKHIEMYPLDFEEFLWALGDTTTIPILKEFFDKKLPLGQALHRKIMNDFRQYILVGGMPQAVNMYLETKNFADVDDIKRDILNLYRNDIGKFAKGYENKVMSIFDEIPSQLSKKEKKYKLSAVSKEARYREYEDSFMWLNDAMITNTCYNSTDPNIGLNLNSDFSTRKCYMMDTGLLVTQTFMDSDYTENELYKAVLFNKLNINEGMLMENVVAQTLRTNGHKLFFYSKTDRENKENNMELDFLIKDRENLKKIAVIEVKSSSYKKHSSLDKFRTRYKDRIGNSYILYQKDLMIKDGVIHLPIYMSIFL